One window of the Chitinophaga niabensis genome contains the following:
- a CDS encoding helix-turn-helix domain-containing protein: MASSIRVNKTCEYCKQEFIAKTIHTRYCSHRCNQKGYKRKERNSKVELAVKAAETPDFRLKHQKVDWHRFEGKPYLTLKEAALLLNITPVTLRRWVKEGVISSSKAGKKHLFERKMLDEKISH, translated from the coding sequence ATGGCAAGTAGTATCAGGGTCAATAAAACGTGTGAGTACTGTAAGCAGGAGTTTATAGCGAAGACAATACATACCCGGTATTGTTCGCATCGATGCAATCAGAAGGGATATAAGCGGAAGGAGCGTAATTCAAAGGTCGAATTAGCCGTTAAGGCGGCGGAAACACCCGATTTTCGGTTAAAGCATCAGAAGGTGGATTGGCACCGGTTTGAGGGGAAGCCTTACCTTACGTTGAAGGAAGCGGCTTTGCTTTTGAATATTACACCGGTTACGCTCCGCCGGTGGGTGAAAGAGGGCGTTATTTCAAGCAGCAAGGCAGGGAAGAAGCATTTGTTTGAACGCAAGATGCTGGATGAGAAAATATCGCATTAA